Proteins encoded by one window of Maliibacterium massiliense:
- a CDS encoding Rrf2 family transcriptional regulator, whose product MRLSTRGRYGLKAMFALALHEGEGPLALCAIAQQQDIPEAYLEQLMAPLRRAALVASSRGAQGGYSLSRAPQEISVGDVLRAMEGPFAPAACVMQDAKPDCCDKAEGCVTRIVWERMRDGINAVMDSMTLADMVADHCRMQERKEADKQ is encoded by the coding sequence ATGCGATTATCCACGCGCGGGCGCTACGGGCTCAAGGCCATGTTCGCCCTGGCGCTGCACGAGGGGGAAGGGCCCCTTGCGCTGTGCGCGATAGCCCAGCAGCAGGACATCCCCGAGGCGTATCTGGAGCAGCTGATGGCGCCGCTGCGCAGGGCCGCGCTGGTGGCGTCCAGCCGCGGCGCGCAGGGCGGCTACAGCCTCAGCCGCGCGCCGCAAGAGATTTCCGTAGGGGACGTGCTGCGCGCCATGGAGGGGCCGTTCGCCCCGGCAGCGTGTGTTATGCAGGATGCCAAGCCCGACTGCTGTGACAAGGCGGAGGGCTGCGTTACGCGCATCGTGTGGGAGCGCATGCGCGACGGCATCAACGCGGTGATGGACAGTATGACCCTGGCCGACATGGTGGCGGACCACTGCCGCATGCAAGAGAGAAAGGAAGCGGACAAGCAATGA
- a CDS encoding MATE family efflux transporter translates to MKHDISREFTFRQLLRFALPTIIMMMFLSLYTIVDGLFIARFVGTEALSANNLVYPLICVNMAVALMFATGGSAVVSRQMGEGRMQEARENFTLVALATILLSALLGAVILLFMEPIVRALGADEALLPLCRRYLTILSWFAPVSALQMLFQSFFVVAGKPTLGLTLTITAGLLNIVLDYVFIVPMGMGIFGAALATALGYCVPGIGGLLYFARKRAGLCFAKPAWRGRVLGQSAYNGASEMVANLSLSIVTLLFNLTMLRFAGSDGVAAITVILYCQFLMTSLFLGFSLGVAPVFGFHYGAQNQGYLKKLLRMCVGFIAVASVAIFLGSVLGAGGIAHLFAPRDSAVYALVAHGMRVFSISFLFAGVNIFASALFTALSNGRVSAIISFSRTFLFTLAGILLLSHLFQVEGVWLAVPFAEGATVLLVCCFTRTLRTRYGIL, encoded by the coding sequence ATGAAACACGATATTTCCAGAGAATTTACCTTCCGGCAGCTGCTGCGCTTTGCGCTGCCCACCATCATCATGATGATGTTCCTGTCCCTCTACACCATCGTAGACGGCCTTTTTATCGCGCGCTTTGTGGGCACCGAGGCGCTCTCGGCCAACAATCTGGTGTATCCGCTCATATGCGTCAACATGGCTGTGGCGCTGATGTTCGCTACAGGCGGCAGCGCCGTGGTATCGCGGCAGATGGGCGAGGGGCGCATGCAGGAGGCCCGCGAGAACTTCACCCTCGTCGCCCTTGCCACGATCCTACTGAGCGCGCTGTTGGGCGCGGTGATCCTGCTTTTTATGGAGCCGATTGTGCGCGCGCTGGGCGCGGACGAAGCGCTGCTGCCGCTGTGCAGGCGGTATTTGACCATCCTCTCCTGGTTTGCGCCCGTATCCGCGCTGCAGATGCTCTTTCAAAGCTTTTTTGTGGTGGCGGGCAAGCCTACGCTGGGCCTGACGCTCACCATAACGGCCGGCCTGCTCAATATCGTGCTGGACTACGTGTTCATCGTACCTATGGGCATGGGCATCTTCGGCGCGGCGCTTGCCACCGCGCTGGGCTACTGCGTGCCAGGCATCGGCGGGCTGCTCTATTTTGCGCGCAAGCGCGCGGGGCTGTGCTTTGCCAAGCCCGCATGGCGGGGACGCGTGCTGGGACAGAGCGCCTATAACGGCGCCTCGGAGATGGTCGCCAACCTCTCTTTGAGCATCGTCACCCTGCTCTTTAACCTGACCATGCTGCGCTTTGCGGGCTCCGACGGCGTGGCAGCCATTACGGTCATTTTATACTGCCAGTTTTTGATGACGTCGCTCTTTCTAGGCTTCTCGCTGGGCGTGGCGCCGGTGTTCGGCTTTCACTATGGCGCGCAGAACCAGGGTTATCTGAAAAAACTGCTGCGCATGTGCGTGGGCTTTATCGCGGTGGCCAGCGTGGCAATCTTTCTGGGTTCCGTGCTGGGCGCGGGGGGCATCGCCCACCTGTTTGCGCCGCGGGATTCCGCCGTCTACGCACTGGTGGCGCACGGGATGCGGGTGTTCTCCATCTCGTTTCTGTTCGCGGGCGTCAATATCTTTGCCTCGGCGCTGTTTACAGCGCTCTCCAACGGGCGCGTGTCGGCCATCATCTCCTTTTCGCGCACCTTTCTCTTTACCCTGGCGGGCATCCTGCTGCTGTCGCACCTGTTTCAGGTGGAGGGTGTGTGGCTGGCGGTGCCCTTTGCGGAAGGGGCCACGGTGCTGCTGGTGTGCTGCTTTACCCGCACGCTCAGGACGCGTTATGGGATTCTGTAG